In Halorhabdus tiamatea SARL4B, a genomic segment contains:
- a CDS encoding alpha-N-arabinofuranosidase, whose translation MGSEIHVQQHEPIAEIDPNLYGHFAEHLGRCIYGGLWVGEDDRVPTDDGIRMDTIDLLANLEMPVLRWPGGCFADDYHWEDGIGPREERPTRRNAFWTQGRADIPEEPNEFGTEEFMRVCDLLDAEPYLAANLGSGSPGEAADWLEYCNYDGDTELANRRAENGSEEPHDVKFWGVGNENWGCGGRLSPEQYAEEFRRFATYLRSVDGLLSEQDVELVSVGHIHDDWNRKFLDALSECASFTEGPYDLMEHMSVHRYYEAGSDTDFDDEEYFRLLARSRKVGGDVDNAVDALSVYAPESDISIVVDEWGVWHPEATNTNGLEQENTVRDAISAAGVFDDLHERADVVAMANIAQTVNVLQCLVQTDEEDAWATPTYQVFDLYENHAGGTALDTVVDTDAHEVEDEPYDVPLVSASASAHGDEVYVTLSNRALDSEDVTVSLDEASASVADSAVLFADTEVDEYSRKDNADAFTPGEIDVDENGDGIFEVSVPASSVVALTVEA comes from the coding sequence ATGGGCTCTGAGATTCACGTTCAACAGCACGAACCGATCGCCGAGATCGACCCGAACCTCTATGGCCACTTCGCCGAGCACCTCGGGCGGTGCATTTACGGCGGACTGTGGGTCGGTGAGGACGACCGCGTGCCGACCGACGACGGGATTCGGATGGACACGATCGACCTTCTTGCGAACCTCGAAATGCCCGTCCTGCGGTGGCCCGGTGGCTGTTTCGCCGACGACTACCACTGGGAGGACGGGATCGGCCCGCGCGAGGAGCGGCCGACCCGACGCAACGCGTTCTGGACGCAGGGACGCGCGGACATCCCCGAAGAGCCCAACGAGTTCGGCACGGAGGAGTTCATGCGGGTCTGTGATCTGCTCGACGCCGAACCGTACCTCGCGGCCAACCTCGGCAGCGGGTCGCCCGGCGAGGCGGCCGACTGGCTGGAGTACTGCAACTACGACGGGGACACGGAACTCGCGAACCGCCGGGCGGAAAACGGCAGCGAGGAGCCCCACGACGTGAAATTCTGGGGCGTCGGCAACGAGAACTGGGGGTGTGGCGGCCGGCTGAGTCCGGAACAATACGCCGAGGAGTTCCGGCGCTTCGCGACCTACCTCCGCAGCGTCGACGGCCTCCTGAGCGAGCAAGACGTCGAACTCGTCTCCGTCGGGCACATCCACGACGACTGGAACCGCAAGTTCCTCGACGCGCTCTCTGAGTGTGCGAGTTTCACCGAAGGCCCCTACGACCTGATGGAGCACATGTCCGTCCACCGTTACTACGAGGCGGGCAGCGACACGGACTTCGACGACGAGGAGTACTTCCGGTTGCTCGCGCGATCTCGCAAAGTCGGTGGCGATGTCGACAACGCGGTCGACGCGCTGTCGGTCTACGCCCCCGAATCCGACATCAGTATCGTCGTCGACGAGTGGGGCGTCTGGCACCCCGAGGCGACCAACACGAACGGCCTCGAACAGGAAAACACGGTCCGTGACGCCATCTCCGCCGCCGGCGTCTTCGACGACCTCCACGAGCGGGCCGACGTCGTCGCGATGGCGAACATCGCCCAGACGGTCAACGTTCTGCAGTGTCTCGTCCAGACCGACGAAGAGGACGCCTGGGCGACCCCGACCTATCAGGTGTTCGATCTCTACGAGAACCACGCCGGCGGGACGGCCCTCGACACGGTCGTCGACACCGACGCGCACGAGGTTGAGGACGAACCCTACGACGTGCCGCTGGTGAGTGCCTCGGCCTCCGCCCACGGCGACGAGGTCTACGTGACCCTGTCGAACCGCGCCCTCGACAGCGAGGACGTCACTGTCTCGCTTGACGAGGCAAGCGCGTCGGTCGCCGACAGCGCGGTGCTGTTCGCCGACACCGAGGTCGATGAATATTCACGAAAGGACAACGCCGACGCGTTCACACCCGGGGAGATCGACGTCGACGAAAACGGCGACGGGATCTTCGAAGTCTCGGTCCCGGCGAGTTCGGTCGTGGCGCTGACCGTCGAGGCCTGA